Proteins from a single region of Companilactobacillus farciminis KCTC 3681 = DSM 20184:
- a CDS encoding MFS transporter, with the protein MTRFAILILSVFTVSAGATAATIPLMMKSFPNISSTTIELLMTIPSLGIIVFTPISNWVADLISVKKTIMTGLILIFIGGVVPAVTLNFPLIFASRIILGLGTGLLMSFSQSLIIQLYQGREQQKCLDYQVYFKV; encoded by the coding sequence TTGCAATTTTAATTTTGTCAGTCTTTACAGTTAGCGCCGGAGCGACAGCCGCTACCATTCCACTAATGATGAAAAGCTTTCCAAATATTAGTTCCACAACGATCGAATTGTTAATGACGATTCCATCATTAGGAATAATTGTTTTCACTCCAATTAGTAATTGGGTTGCTGATTTAATTTCTGTTAAAAAGACTATTATGACAGGTTTGATCTTGATTTTTATCGGTGGGGTTGTTCCAGCAGTTACGTTAAATTTCCCATTGATCTTTGCTTCAAGAATTATTTTAGGATTAGGAACAGGATTGTTGATGTCATTCTCACAATCTTTGATCATCCAATTGTATCAAGGACGCGAGCAACAAAAATGCTTGGACTATCAAGTGTATTTCAAGGTTTAG
- a CDS encoding MFS transporter has product MLGLSSVFQGLGMFFMTYMAGVLLNSGWQMSYWVYLIVIPIILLVGIYVPKTVGKVEETGAVSDSKKIDGKIWLLAFFAFLFNATFAFISIKFAMLVVSRNYGTAADASTLLGLMAFAMAAGGFVFMYVQKHYFKFTTAIGLGFATISFLILTISRSLMFSGLGVILVGISVSIFMASMVANINKMTSQSQVAFSTSIVMTCANVGTLISPYFAQIIAKAFGNQEAGFTFEAGLVIFAILLVISTLVGLNYSKFENKDNRKDTNIKMQN; this is encoded by the coding sequence ATGCTTGGACTATCAAGTGTATTTCAAGGTTTAGGTATGTTTTTTATGACTTATATGGCCGGTGTTTTGCTCAATAGTGGTTGGCAGATGTCATATTGGGTCTACTTGATTGTTATTCCAATTATTCTATTAGTTGGAATTTATGTTCCCAAAACAGTTGGTAAGGTCGAAGAAACCGGTGCAGTTAGTGATAGTAAGAAAATTGACGGTAAAATTTGGTTGTTAGCATTTTTTGCTTTCTTATTCAATGCAACATTTGCTTTCATTTCGATTAAGTTTGCTATGTTAGTAGTTTCAAGAAATTATGGAACTGCCGCTGATGCTAGTACTTTATTAGGTTTAATGGCTTTTGCAATGGCTGCCGGTGGTTTTGTTTTCATGTATGTTCAAAAACATTATTTCAAATTCACCACAGCAATTGGTTTAGGTTTTGCCACGATTTCATTTTTGATTTTAACGATTTCCAGATCACTTATGTTTAGTGGACTGGGTGTAATTTTAGTTGGTATTTCAGTTTCAATTTTTATGGCTTCTATGGTTGCAAATATTAATAAAATGACTTCACAGTCTCAAGTGGCTTTTTCAACTTCGATTGTTATGACTTGTGCCAATGTGGGGACACTTATTTCTCCTTATTTTGCACAAATTATTGCAAAAGCATTTGGTAATCAAGAAGCTGGATTTACGTTTGAAGCTGGATTAGTAATCTTTGCCATTTTATTAGTTATTTCCACATTAGTTGGTTTGAATTATTCAAAATTTGAAAACAAGGATAATCGTAAAGATACAAATATTAAAATGCAAAATTAG